The region GGCGGCGGCGCAACGTCGCTTTGACGTGCGAGTGACCGGTCCGATGGAAGAACGGCTTCCCGCCGAGCCGCTCAATTTCCTCAACGAGCGCCTGCGAGCATTTCACTTCAACCGGCGCGTCGGCTCCCGGGTGACGCTCAAGAATCTCACGCCAGAACAGCACCATCAGCTGGTCGCCCCAGCGGATCGCACCTGTCTCATCCACAACCCCGATCCGGTCGCCGTCGCCGTCAAACGCGATGCCAAGGTCCGCCTTCTCCTTGCGCACCATCTCAATCAAATCCGTTAAGTTTTCGGGCACGACCGGGTCCGGATGATGATTCGGAAACGTCGGATCGGATTCACAGTAAAGCGGGATGACATCGCATCCCCACTCTTTGAGCACTTGTGGCGCAATGATCGATGGGGTGCCGTTGCCGCAGTCGACGACGACCTTCAGCTTGCGCGGACCGAGTTGGATTTTCTCCTTCAACATATTGATATATGCCGGAGCAAGGTCAAGCGTTTCCTCGCGCCCCCGCGCTGTTTCAGGACGCGGCTGTTCCTGGCTGAGCCGCTCCATCGTCCGCCGCAGCACTTGGATGCGCTCGCCATAAATCGTCGTTTTCCCCATGGCGATTTTAAATCCGTTCTCATCCCCTGGGTTATGGCTGGCGGTGATGATCATGCCGCATGGAATGTTCGTGTAGTATAAACTGTAGTAAAACATCGGCGTCGTCGAAAGCCCAATATCGACGACATCGCAGCCGCTATCGAGCAGCCCATCTTTGAGCGCCCGATGCAAGCCAGGCGATGACAGACGATTGTCATGACCGACAACCGCCTTCTTCTCGCCTTCCTTTTGCATCATGTCGGCAAAGGCCCGTCCGAGCCAATACGCGAACGACTCATCGAGCTCCTCGCCGGCTCGTCCGCGGATGTCGTATTCTTTAAACACGTGTGCCGGCCATGCGAACGGTTTCGCTGTTGATGGATTCATCGACAACCACCTCCACCGAAATCGATTGAGCGATTGCTGCTGTTAACAAGTAGGATAATGTTGACTCCGCCCCCCGATTCGGGTTCGGGCCGTTCGGGCCAAGCCCGTCGCAACAACTGCCGTCGCTTGGGTCGGCAAGCGGCGCCTTGCCGTCGTTTTGTCCGTAAAACCAAGCGAGGCAGCGGCGGACGACGCCGCGGTAACGCTCGTCGTCCGTCGCCCAATACGCTTCGCGCGCCGCCAAAGCGAGTTTCATCACATCAAGCGGCTGTTGATCCCAATCGGCGCGGTAGCGGCGGCTGCACCAGCCGCGGTTGCCGACCGGACGGATGACACCTCCCGGTCCGCTCATTTTTTCAATAAGGAAAGCAAGGCTTTTTTCCGCCACTTCCTTCACCTCATCCCGCGGCGCGCGCCGATATGCCGTCCAAAGCGCCCACGGCAGCACCCCGTTGGCGTACGTCAACTCCGGTTCATACCAATGCCAATCGTCGCCAGCATGCTCCCAATACGCCGCAAGCAGCCGCTCTTCAAGCCGTGCGGCCAAAGCTGCCACTTCCTCTTGATCGACGCCAAGCGGGCGTCCTTCTGTCAATAAGACGCCGCAAGCGGCCATCCCCCAGGCGAAGCCGCGCAGCGAACGAAGCTCCCATGCCGCCGGCATGGCCCGCCGCAGCATATCTGCTGCCGCCTCGCGCCGCGCCGGATCACTGAGGCGAACGTATGCCAGCGCCGCCGCCCAAAACGACCGCCCGAAGCAGTCGTCTGACGGCGTTTCCTCTTCTTTTGTCCGGTCGAAGAAAAAGTTGTTATGGAACGTGCCATCATCGTTTTGCGCCCAAAGCAAAAATGCCAAATATCGGTCAAGCAAACGGTAGAGCCGCCTTTTTTCTCCTTTGTCTTCGCACAGCGCCAGCCATTCCAGACACGCCCAAATGGCGCGGGCGTTGTCATCGGTCGAATAACCCTCGCGCCGGCGCGGGATGCGGCCAAGGCTATGCTCAAGCAACCCGGTGTCGTCAGTCATGCGCTCGAGGTGATCGAACTTAATGACTGACGGTGCCAACCGTCTTCACCTCCCCGCGTTTCGCAGCGCACATGCGCGCAAACAAGGCGACATGCTGTTCGCCGACGCGCGGCCAATGGGTGTTTGCCCCGATTTGGCGCACCTTTTCCTCCCATCGCTTCAGCGCCGCCTCGTCGGCCAACAGCTGCCCGAGCCGCTCTTCCCAAGCGGCCGTATCGCCATACGGCAACAACAGCTCTTCACAACCTTGCAACAAGTCGCGCGCATGCTCATACGGCGTCGAAACGACCGGACGGCCGACGCCGACCGCATAGGCGAGCGTGCCGCTTGTGATTTGTTGCATGCCCGGATACGGAGTGACATACAAGTCGCACGCCGTCAAGTAATCAATCAACTCTTCTTCGTCAAAATACCGGTCTTCCATTCGGACATGGCGGTCAAGCCCAAGCCGGTGAATGAGCGCCTGCAACTCCTCGCGGTACGCTTCTCCTTCCCGCTTTTTCACTTCCGGATGCGTCTCGCCGGCAATGACATACAGCGTTTCCGGCACTTTGCAGACGACGCCCGGAAGCGCAGCCAAGACCGACTCAATGCCTTTGCCGCGGCTGAGCAAGCCAAACGTCAGCATCACTTTGCGGCCGCTGAATCCGAGGCGGCTGCGAAGCGAATCGCGATTTTCGCTGCTTGGACTCGGAGCGCCGTGCGGGATGTAGACGATTTTCTCCTCCGGAACACCGAACGCCTGCACTAAGTATGGAATCGCCTGCCGGTTCATGACGATGATCGCATCGCTCGCCGCCGCGATTTTTTCCTGAATCGGCCGGTACGGCAGCGGCGGATCGGCAAACACCGTATGGAATGTCGTCACGAGCGGCTTGTTGAGCGCGGCGATGAAATCAAGAACGTATTCGCCCGCCTCGCCGCCGAAAATGCCGAACTCATGCTGCAATAAAACGACGTCGATGTCGCTTTCATTCACCCGTTTGGCCATCTCGGCATACGCAGCGCGGTTTTGCGCCGGAAGCGGCCAATACGCCGGATTGTCGCGATAGGCGTCATCGCCGTCGCTTTCGTTGTACACAACGATGACGCGGTCGCCATCGGATGGGCCCCGGACGCCGTCAATGCTTTGGTGCAAATGTTCCGTAAACGTCGCCAGCCCGCACCGCCGCGGCGGGTACGTGCTGACGTAGGCAATTCGAATCATGCTTGCACCGCCTCCTTGAATTGATTAATAATCGAATCTTCGAACACTTCTCCCGCCGGCGTCACCGTCCGATAGCCGAAAATGCTGTTTTGCAGCCGGCTGCGGTCGCGAATGACAGAGCGGTCCCAAACGATCGTCTGCGCGCAATGGACGCGGGCGCCAATTTGGCAGCGGTCGCCGATGACCGCATTCGGACCGATGACAGCCTGCGAACCGATTTTCACGTGGTCGCCGATGAGCACAGGCGGCACAAACAAGACGCCAGACCCAATCTCCACGTTTTCGCCAACAAACACACCCGGCTGAATTTCGCGTCCTTTGAGCGGAATCGGAAACTCCCGGCTCAACGCATCCCAATGCACTTGGCGATAGCGGGCCGGCGTCCCCATATCACGCCAGTATCCGTTGCTGACGACGCCATATACACCGACATTCTTCTCGATCAACAGCGGGAATGTTTCGCGTTCAATCGATACTTCCCGCTCAGCCGGGATGTAGCGCATCACGTCCGGCTCGAAAATGTACATACCGGCGTTGATACGATTGGACGGCGCTTCTTCGCGGCGCGGCTTTTCGACAAAGCGCAAAATTTGTCCGCGGTCATTTTGTTCTACCACTCCATAAGACGAAGGATCATCGACTTCCGTCAACACAATCGTCGCCATGCCGCCGTGCTGGCGATGAAAATCAAGCAGAGGAATGAGTTGCGGCAAATGCACGATGTCGGCGTTAAACACGAGAAACCGTTCATCAAGCCAACGCTCGGCGTTTTTGATCGCCCCAGCCGTTCCAAGCGGGAACGGTTCGAGCGCGTATGTAATCTTGACGTTCCAGCGCTTCCCATCTTCGAAATAGCGACGGATCACTTCTGAACAATGATGTGTGGCGATGACAAATTCGTTGACTCCTTGGTCGCGAAGATGAACGATGAGGTGTTCAAGCCATGGCCGGTTCGCAATCGGGGCCATAGGTTTGGGGATGTTTTCGGTCAATGGACGAAGACGCGTACCTAATCCTCCTGCCAGCAACAATGCTTTCATTTCGTCATCCCTCCATATCTTTTTTCACAAAAATAGACACATTCTTGACGGATGAACGAGAAAATGAAAGTAGTTCATAGATTGCTAGCACTCGGCTGTGATGGTTGCTAATAATAATATACATAATATTCCTCCTTCTATGCAAGCGAAATGATTGTCGGATGATGTCGATGAGAAATGTTTGATGCTTGCAAATTTCAAAACTTTCATTTTCTCGTTCTTCTTTTTCTTTGCGGTATAATGAGTATCGTTAATGCTATATATATGTGAGGGAGGAGGAGAATACGCCATGATTTCTTCATCATCTTTCCGTTACCATGTTGGCATTGCCGGCGCCGGCGCATTCGCTGAATTTCTTGCCGGCGCGCTCGCTCCGCTTCCTTCCTTTCACCTCGCCGCTGTCGCCGGGCGGACGGGCGAAAAACGCCAGCGCGTCATCGACGCCTATCGCCGCCTTCAGCCGCAGGCGGGCGACGTGCGCGAATACCGCGAAGCTGAAGAATTGATCGTTGATCCACATGTTGATATCGTCATTCTCACCACCCCGCCGCATTTGCACGCTCCGCTTGCCGAGCGGGCGCTTGAGAAAGGAAAACATGTGCTGCTTGAAAAGCCAGGCGGCCTCACCGCCGAGGCGCTGCGAGCGAACATCCAGCTTGCTGTTCGCCAAAACCGGGCGTTGGCGGTCAATCTCGTTCTTCGCTACCATCCGCTCACGGAAGCAGTCAAACAGCTCATCCATCGCTACCTTCTTGGCGCAGTGGACTACGCAAGCCTTCACAACGCCGCCCACCGCGTCGCGGAAGGCCATTGGTTTTGGAACGAGCGGCGAAGCGGAGGCATTCTCATTGAACACGGCGTCCACTTTTTTGAAGTCGGCCGCGACTGGTTCGGCGAAGCCGTCGAAGCGCACGGGTTCGCGCTTCAGGAAACAGACGGCACACGGCCGCGCGTCGGAGCCACTGTGATCCATGAAGGCAAGGGCCGGCGCATCCCTGTCCAGTATTACCACGGCTTTACGATGGACCCTGCCGCCTCAGAGTCGACGCACTGGGACATTCATACGGCGCGCGGGCGCATCGTGCTTGACGGGTGGATTCCGATGCGGCTGTCCGTCTCCAGCCTCGTCTCTGACGAGGAGGCAGCCTGCATTGACGCCTGGCTTGACGCCATCCCGACAAAGCCGTCGGCTGACGCTATCGAACAACTGCAGCAAGCGGCCGACCGGCTGTTGCCGCCCACGGAACCTTCAGCCGCTCCGCGCCGCCCATACGAGCGCATCGTGGTGCTCTCAGACCGCCACGGCTGGTACGAAGCGATCGCCCAAGCGCGCTTTCTTGACTTTTGCCGCTTAATCGAGCATCCAAACGCGCGCGCGCTCGTCACCGCCGAAGACGCCGCCGCCGATCTCGCCCTAGCCGAAACGTGCACCGTGACGGGTAAAGCAGTCGACCCACTTGACATCCGCTAACATGCTGACACAAAAAGAGCCTGGTGCGGCCACATGGCAAACGGCCGCAACCAGGCTTTCTTCACCTCAATCGGCGATAGATCTCGGTCTCATCAGAACATCAAAAACTCCCTTTTGCGCTCCCCCCTCGACCAACAGCGCCTCAACAGTCGGAATGTCCGCCGGCGCCCACTCAAGCGAGCGCAATGCTTGAAGCGGCACCCACCTAAGCTCGGCATGCTCCCGCGCCCGCGGCTCCCCATCGACTAAGCGGGCTTCATACGTCCGCAAATGCACGATGGCATGTCCATATTCATGGCATACATCCGCCAACAGTTTGCCAACGGAAATCGTGCAGCCAAGCTCCTCGCGAATTTCCCGGACTAAAGCCTCTTCGGGGCTCTCCCCTTCCTCCACCTTGCCGCCCGGAAACTCCCAAACGTTTGGCAGCGACATGTCGGGAGCGCGCAAGGCGCATAGGATGTCCCCGCGTTCATTGCGAATGGCTGCCCCGACGACATAGATGGTTCGTTTCATGACGATCGGCTCCTTGTTACTATCTCCCAACCATTGTAGCAAAAACCTCCCCGTTTTCCAAAATAGTGGAACCCTTTTCGGTGTTATGTTACTCTCAACAGTAGAACCATGAAGGAAAGTGAGGGCAAAACATGATCGGGTTTATCGACCTTGGCATTATGGGCAGCCGCATGGCGGAAAACTTGCTCAATAGCGGCTATTCTCTCATCGTCTACAACCGAACGAAAGACTATATCATTCACAACCGCTTTCCGGCTGAGTTTCCGCTCGAACATATGCACAAAGATTTGCACCTCGTCGCCCAATCGGCGTATGAGCGCGGAATCGCCCTGCCTCTGGCGAACTTGGCCAAAGAGCTGTATGGCCTAGCCAAACCATACGGCTGGGGGCAAGACGATTTTTCGGCCGTTTATCGGCTGTTGTCAGGCCAAAAATGACAGTCAAGG is a window of Geobacillus kaustophilus DNA encoding:
- a CDS encoding glycosyl transferase, with the translated sequence MAPSVIKFDHLERMTDDTGLLEHSLGRIPRRREGYSTDDNARAIWACLEWLALCEDKGEKRRLYRLLDRYLAFLLWAQNDDGTFHNNFFFDRTKEEETPSDDCFGRSFWAAALAYVRLSDPARREAAADMLRRAMPAAWELRSLRGFAWGMAACGVLLTEGRPLGVDQEEVAALAARLEERLLAAYWEHAGDDWHWYEPELTYANGVLPWALWTAYRRAPRDEVKEVAEKSLAFLIEKMSGPGGVIRPVGNRGWCSRRYRADWDQQPLDVMKLALAAREAYWATDDERYRGVVRRCLAWFYGQNDGKAPLADPSDGSCCDGLGPNGPNPNRGAESTLSYLLTAAIAQSISVEVVVDESINSETVRMAGTRV
- a CDS encoding NAD-binding protein — translated: MIGFIDLGIMGSRMAENLLNSGYSLIVYNRTKDYIIHNRFPAEFPLEHMHKDLHLVAQSAYERGIALPLANLAKELYGLAKPYGWGQDDFSAVYRLLSGQK
- a CDS encoding phosphomannomutase/phosphoglucomutase; protein product: MNPSTAKPFAWPAHVFKEYDIRGRAGEELDESFAYWLGRAFADMMQKEGEKKAVVGHDNRLSSPGLHRALKDGLLDSGCDVVDIGLSTTPMFYYSLYYTNIPCGMIITASHNPGDENGFKIAMGKTTIYGERIQVLRRTMERLSQEQPRPETARGREETLDLAPAYINMLKEKIQLGPRKLKVVVDCGNGTPSIIAPQVLKEWGCDVIPLYCESDPTFPNHHPDPVVPENLTDLIEMVRKEKADLGIAFDGDGDRIGVVDETGAIRWGDQLMVLFWREILERHPGADAPVEVKCSQALVEEIERLGGKPFFHRTGHSHVKATLRRRQEIPFAGEMSGHLFFNDEFYGYDDALYAAGRLLRLLSHDERPLSEWFADVPHYVATPETRVACPEEKKPAAIAAVKNRFAGRYPVVDVDGARIQFPDGWGLVRPSNTQPILVLRAEAKTEAALAEIKRQLADCLAALELRIDW
- a CDS encoding sugar phosphate nucleotidyltransferase, which translates into the protein MKALLLAGGLGTRLRPLTENIPKPMAPIANRPWLEHLIVHLRDQGVNEFVIATHHCSEVIRRYFEDGKRWNVKITYALEPFPLGTAGAIKNAERWLDERFLVFNADIVHLPQLIPLLDFHRQHGGMATIVLTEVDDPSSYGVVEQNDRGQILRFVEKPRREEAPSNRINAGMYIFEPDVMRYIPAEREVSIERETFPLLIEKNVGVYGVVSNGYWRDMGTPARYRQVHWDALSREFPIPLKGREIQPGVFVGENVEIGSGVLFVPPVLIGDHVKIGSQAVIGPNAVIGDRCQIGARVHCAQTIVWDRSVIRDRSRLQNSIFGYRTVTPAGEVFEDSIINQFKEAVQA
- a CDS encoding Gfo/Idh/MocA family protein, which encodes MISSSSFRYHVGIAGAGAFAEFLAGALAPLPSFHLAAVAGRTGEKRQRVIDAYRRLQPQAGDVREYREAEELIVDPHVDIVILTTPPHLHAPLAERALEKGKHVLLEKPGGLTAEALRANIQLAVRQNRALAVNLVLRYHPLTEAVKQLIHRYLLGAVDYASLHNAAHRVAEGHWFWNERRSGGILIEHGVHFFEVGRDWFGEAVEAHGFALQETDGTRPRVGATVIHEGKGRRIPVQYYHGFTMDPAASESTHWDIHTARGRIVLDGWIPMRLSVSSLVSDEEAACIDAWLDAIPTKPSADAIEQLQQAADRLLPPTEPSAAPRRPYERIVVLSDRHGWYEAIAQARFLDFCRLIEHPNARALVTAEDAAADLALAETCTVTGKAVDPLDIR
- a CDS encoding glycosyltransferase family 4 protein yields the protein MIRIAYVSTYPPRRCGLATFTEHLHQSIDGVRGPSDGDRVIVVYNESDGDDAYRDNPAYWPLPAQNRAAYAEMAKRVNESDIDVVLLQHEFGIFGGEAGEYVLDFIAALNKPLVTTFHTVFADPPLPYRPIQEKIAAASDAIIVMNRQAIPYLVQAFGVPEEKIVYIPHGAPSPSSENRDSLRSRLGFSGRKVMLTFGLLSRGKGIESVLAALPGVVCKVPETLYVIAGETHPEVKKREGEAYREELQALIHRLGLDRHVRMEDRYFDEEELIDYLTACDLYVTPYPGMQQITSGTLAYAVGVGRPVVSTPYEHARDLLQGCEELLLPYGDTAAWEERLGQLLADEAALKRWEEKVRQIGANTHWPRVGEQHVALFARMCAAKRGEVKTVGTVSH
- a CDS encoding (deoxy)nucleoside triphosphate pyrophosphohydrolase; the protein is MKRTIYVVGAAIRNERGDILCALRAPDMSLPNVWEFPGGKVEEGESPEEALVREIREELGCTISVGKLLADVCHEYGHAIVHLRTYEARLVDGEPRAREHAELRWVPLQALRSLEWAPADIPTVEALLVEGGAQKGVFDVLMRPRSIAD